The stretch of DNA AAAGTCTTCATTTCCCTTTATTTGATTGGGTTCTCATTGTCTACTGCCAGGactgctgatgttttcagtaCATTTTACATTGAAATGTCCAAAATTCTGCAGCGTGCAGATACTTACACACAGCACTGTATTGAGCAGTTAAAACTATACCTTGTCTTGCAGCAGCTGTAAAATCATGCTTACATGTTGACAGTGACGAGTTCTGGTGGATTTTGGAGGCAAAGGCGTCCGTGTTTTATCCACATCTAAACTACTGAAATTTGTCACTTTGTACTGTAGGTCTACGGGAATTTGTGGTTGTCACTGCAAAATATACCAATAAGTTGCCATCTGGAGGCCacctttcttattttttttccactgggcCCTAAATAATTACTTGGTTTGCCTCTCCTTCATGGTATTTTACATGGTTGCTTTGGTACTTTTATCTGTGTAATAAAACCTCtaagggaaaaaaagtaataattagTCAACgttgaataattttttttcttgctttgtgcttccaaagtaaaaataaattcatcctTCTGTTTAATCAGTGTAATATCTGGCAGCACATGCTCCAAAACAAAGCTTTTAGTTAATAGTCATCACTTTCAACTGTTAAAATTCTCTGAAGAAGAAGATCTGGCAGTGATACACTGTGACTGTGTAGTAAAACACTTAGCTGGTGACCAGGTAGACTTTGATTTCATAACTCAGACATACAGTTGAGCatgaaattataaatattttctgtatGAATCTCAACTGAAATGGTCACTGACAGATTTACAGAATACAAACAAGCATTTAGTcaactaaatgaaaaaattaattaGCAaagaatggatgaatgaattcCTTTGCTGCAACACTAGATCTCAATCTAGTCACAGTCACATTATggcttcctcttgttttttcacagacacttcctgtgtttttattttatccaaaCTTATTCTTCATCTTCCAAGGAATGAGCAATTAACAGCGAATAAAATCTAATGGTGTATAAAAGGTCAAGACCTATTTACATACACCCCTCAGTCTCATAGCCACTGAGTGTACCTCTGTCACTCAATCTGCCGGTGGCTCCTGCTGTCAAATATCATGGACCTTCTCTGTGGCTGGTAGAAGCAGCTGGTTGATGTTTCCAGTCTCTGCCCACTTTTTGGaatagtcattttattttgaagtgcGACCCCTTCTGGTGTACTGAAATTCTCAGACATGTCTTTAGAAAAGACGTTCCCTGCTGATGTGTTGTTAAGGCTCTTGATGGATGAAAGGAGCCTGGAATCGTCCCCTGAGGGTGGATAGTCCATGATGGGGAAAGGAGGGCTGAGCAGAATGAGACTCTGGGGTCTCTGTCTGTTCCTAAAGGATGGTCTTTGTAGGAGGTTGCCTCTGTTGGGTCTGGGACAATCCACAAACACTTCCAGACTTGGTGGGTGTCTCCTGGTTATGACTGGCAGTTCCTGAGTGGATGTGGTCTTCCCAGATTCAGCAGGTTTCTCAACATTTGGGTGTCTTTGGTGTTTGGATGCAGGCTCTTtattctccagctcctccttcagATCTGACATCATTAAAGATGACGCAACATTGCTTTTCTCTGCAGTCATTTTGGGATGTTCCTGTTCTTGTTCCTTTGCTGCATCAAACTCATTCTCATGTCTGGAGTGAGGTATCTGACTATACTGCACCTTAGGAGGGATCACAGGCACAGCTTTGGCTTGGCACGTTTTTATCATGAAGGCTGTGCGCACAGATGACACGCTGACTGGGGCTGAGTTCCTCCGAAGAGGTGCCTGTCGATCATTCAGAAACAGCTCCAACTCTGTGGGCAACCCGTTGTTTACAGCTCCAGCTGAGGCCATTAATCCTCTCTGACAAGAGGAAAACTCTGATGAGTTACGATTTTGCTGGTTGGAAATGTCTCTGATATATCGATGCCCCAGGTCAAGGTTAAGAGAGTAGGGCCTGTGCTTAGAAAAgcagttttcttctcttttatctGAAGCAGCTGCCTCATAAGACATTTGCCTGTTAAACTTCTGAGATGACACTGTattcttctgttttgttgtgctGCACTTTCCTGCTTGAGGTTGCGTTGCGTGATTCCCACCGATCCTTGTAGGCACTGATGACAGATGTGTCCATTTGCTCTCCGGCTTGCTACTGGTTTTCTGAGGGACGTTTCCTGAGAATTGTTCAGTGCTCTTTATGAGAGATTGTTTATTATCGACTGAAGGAGATGAAACATTCCCTGCCTCTAAGCCCAGAGCTTCCCCATGTGAGCTGAACGGTGACAGCTGGTTAAACAGTTCCTCCACATCAGGTGAGTGGAGAGGGCTGGTAACCCACTGCTTAGTGGAGCCAAGCTCCTCCCAGGGCTCCACCAAGTCCAGCTCTTCTGTGTGTCCTCCACATCCTTCATCATCGTCAAGGTTCGGCAGTTCCAAGGTGTTGCGTCTCTCCTCCATGCACACGGAGAGCCTCTGAATAAGCTCCATCTGAGGAATCAAAAGTTTCTTTGCTACATCAGTGGAGATTATGTGGTCTTCTTGAGGAATTTCATGTGTCTGAgattttctctctgctcttgGGAAGCTTGCAATCACTGGAACATCCTCTATTGTCAAAGGATTCCCAACTTGATCTAAACTTGTTTCCTTTAAGGGAGGTTTGCACTTATCCGTGCTTACTGGTGCGACCTTttgatgcttttctttctcGTCCGCCATGTCAGCAGTCTTTTCGACAGAAACGTCAACATTTTTGTGAATGGAAAATAAGATGTCAGGTTCTGAGGGTTGTTTCTTTGCTGAGTCAGAGCCAGTGGCTAACATGTGTTCACTCAGAGAGGTATTTGAAGACTGCTCCCTACACAGcaaagacagagatggagagctACGGCTTCGCTTGGATTTAACGTCCATTGTTAACTTGTTCTCACAAGAGCTCATTGAGCTGAAAACTGGTCTAAAAGTCTCATCCAGCAGATCAATCTCAGGTTCAGTTATCTTCAGCTCTTGATGGAGGTCAGACCACAGCTCTTTCCCAGTAGACGATCCCTTATCCTGAGAAATAATATGTGATAAAAGGattaaataacaatacaacaaatgtgTCTATGTGCTGATATGAGGAACAATATGCAGccaaaaacactgtgtttttgtattACACTACAACTCAGAAAGTGTAACTAGAAGtttcttctttaattttaaAGCAGAATCCAGATTGCAGTCCTActgttttaaaatttaaatcacGGCCATTTGACTTGGTAAAGCAGTTGGTGCAGCAAACAGATTTACCAGTTGTGTATCAGTAGGCTGGTTGTGTTGGTCTTTCCCAGAAGATGGTGCTgaatctttgttttctcttgccTTTTCAAGAGGGAGCTGTTCCAGTTCAGAAATATTCCTCCCTGCTCGGCCACCTTGCGTCACTTCTTTGCTTGTATCTGAACCAAtcaagaatgtttttttttcactatatCTTATGTCACTAGTATGAATGTCATATGCAACAAGCCATTTTATAATGCAATGAAGGAAGATGTCCTTACCCTGTGCTGAAACTCTAGAAGTCAGCTTCTCGATGTTTTTCCTCTCCGCtccttcctgcttctttggttccAGTAGTGGGAAAGTGTTGCTCTTTCCTAtgttgctgctctgctctgtggtCTCTCTGGTGGGTTTAAGAGTAGCTGCTTTATCCTTGGCGTGGCTCCTGCATGGTGTGCTGTTAGAGCTGATAACGGCTGACACCCGAAGGGGTACAGAGACAGCAAAAGGCTCGGAAATGTTGACGGCTCTGCGCTGATGTCGCGGCGAGGACTCCAGTGGGAAGAAGCTTCCTGGAAAGGAGGGCCGAGAGGAGCTGCTGTGGGAGGAACCCGAGTACAACATCCTCCTGTTTTTCGGAGAGGTAGGCTTGTAGCCGGTGACTTCATCTCCTTTAAACACCTTAAGTTGCTCTGGCAATGTTTTCTGAGGGGGCAAAGAGGCACCTGGAGACCCCTTTTGGTTCATGCCAGAGCTCAAGCCACCTGTTGCCCCATCACCTTTCTTCCCTTTAAACTCCCAGCTTTGGTCATGTTCACTCAGGTCGTAGAGGGAGTCAGATCCCAGTGTTCTGGACTTTACATCCGGAATGAAAAGGCTGCCAAGACCACCAGCTGAGCTATCGTTTCCTGTTCTGTCATCATctgttcaataaaaaatacagtgttaAAATGTTGGACAAAGGTTTTTGCATCTATACACCGAATAACTATTCTGCAGACATGATTTTGTCGTtcttttaacaaattaaagcaTCCACAACATTTTAAGCTTTGTTTAAATTCCATGCCAATCTATCAAGATCTTAGCCCCACCTGTTGGTAGGGAGCACAAGGATTCCATGCTCCTAGATGGACGGAGAGCTGCCTTTTCTGTAGAGAAAGGAACAATAACATTAACTTTAAGACACAGATAGAACAGAATTTTTGCCCTGGTGAAGGCCAATATGGCTGGAAAGCATAGGCCTATGTGCTTTTAACAACTTTTGCCATGCTTAAATAAAGGTTTATACTTTTTCTACCACAGAGTGCCTTggcaatgttttttctttttgatcttttttttttttttttgcttttataatATGTTGAAATATGAATTGAATTACGACAAATTGAATTACGTTCCATTATAACAAGAATAACAAGAATTATTCCATAATAACGATTCTTGTTATTATGGAACGCTTAAAAGAGCCTATTTGCCCTCTAAGtacataatgttgtttttctgcagttcCCCATGCCCTGTGTAGTCAAGGAACTGTGGGTGATTCTACCATTTATTGCTGTATTTGAATATCTTAGCACAGGACTAATGAAGTTACAAGacgaaaatataataataataataatatataatgcaatcctgtttctgttgtttggaTTTAAAACCAACTTTCATGCTCACTCTGGACTACCTTGAACTGATGGAACCGCatatattaaaatgcaaatggttGCTTATTAACCCACCTGTTATCCCCTGTCCTCTTATGAACACACTACCGTTCCGGCTCAATTTTCCCTTTGAATCCACCGATCTTCCCAGGTTGAAGATTGACTTCCACCTTTTTGACTTCCCAGAAAACTTTCtcctaaaacacaaatgaagatTCTTAAACCTAGTGTTATCTGGCAGcttattattttgaattaaacAAATTTGACATAGTGAACCATATGTGCAAAGTTGATGGCAAATAAACATCACATGCGCttcaaataacaataatcagTGACTCAAAAGACTGAACCTAAATCTTACTTGCTGTCTGATATGTCTATGACAGTGTGATAGAGCGTGGCAGTGCTGGTATCAGGCAGGCTGTTCTCCCGCTGACGTTCTTTATGCACTGGGTGGTTTGGGCTTAGGGAGCGGGCCTGAGCTTCTTCCAGGCTCATCAGCTTCATTGGACCACACTGGCCACTAATGGGCAGTGTGGCATATTTCTCTGCACACATCAAACTCGGCCctatgtaaatatattaaaaatatatattgtaaattatcaaattaaaatgtttgctcAGAACATCTACCATACGGATGTAGTCCTACTTTTTGATTGACATACCTTCTTTCGGTTTGATTTGTGCAAAATCACAGTTGAAGATCTGCTCTGTGTGATTTAATATAAACTCAACCACAGACTGTTGTATCCGCACCTCCTGGAAAGCCATGTCTCCATTACCAGATGGAGATTCAATGTCTTTAGATCTAAGAGAATAAGAATTGAAATCTTCTGAAGAAAAATGCTTCACTTTTGTTGAGTTGTCAGTACAAATACTTGGATGTATTAGAAGTGGAGGTATACTTTTTTTGAAGTGTGTGCAAGTGTATAAGAAGTATTTCAGATACATCTGTGCAGTTAAACTCACCTTAACAGATTTGGAGCCCACACCAGGGCCAAGTTACGTGTATGCATGTTTGTCTGGTTGCTTAAGGTAGCGAGGTGGGCCAGGTGTTTGGTGAGGTACTCTAGTGTCCTGAAGACAGTTGACAAAAACTTCTTGTTACATTTATAAAATCATTATTGGTCAAACCAGACAGATGGGACTCATGTAATCAGTTGGACGAGTGAAAAAATGCTGAGGTTTACCTGAAGTGAGCGCTCGGCAGTTCTTTTATGACCCTCTGAAGGTGTAGAAGTCTCTCATGATCTCCGTGGACCGAGACTGCTTCCTGTTTCAAGAGACAGAAGAATCCATTAATTAAGGTCAGAAATGTGCAATTTAATTGTTAACGTTTAAAATGATGGATTTGAAAACTGGATTTTCTGCTTAATCCCAAAGATTAAGTACAAGCTGATCCCACTGCATAGTTCTGCAGGTTTTGTCAAGCCTCCAAAGCCAGTTATCCCTCCTATATGCATCTAAACAAACATGCTGGAGTGCATGCAGAAACAGAAACGTGACTGACGTTCAAGCAATAGCTGAATTTTTAAGTCACATGTTGGGTCATAAACTTTAACTTGGTCCCTTTTGTTTTAGTACAAATGGTAATTTCAAAATCACATGCTTCATTAAAAAAGGCCACAGTTTACAAAATGAGTTTGAATCAAATAGATGTGAAAACATAAAAGTGGGCATGATCAAGCAGCAAACCCACCCAAAAACTGAAGTATAACGtcattctttcaaaaaaaaaacagaacaaacaaaacaaacaaaagaacattCTTGTTTTAGTGCAACATGTGAAGGACAGATATTCTCTAAAAGATTGGATTCCTGTAGCTTTCAGGAAATGCGCAGCATGAGATGTATGAATGCCAAGGTATGCAAATGACCTGTCGAGGTACACAGAAACGCTACACAGAGCACACGTCTTACAGTTTCCTTCCCCTTCTCCACTCTGCCTTCTTGGTTTATCCCGAAAACTCTGCTACAAGGCTGATCCTAGATGTAGATGTGTCAAGTAAATTTTGTCCATGGAGGTTGACAATAtaatttgaatatattttagaaTGTGATTATTAGAATCTGATCTAAATTTATCTTCTCTTGTTTATTTACAAGTCTTTAACACCAGTGGGAtccaaaagaaacaagaaacttTCATCTTTAAATCAGTCTTCATGTTCATATTGCATCGGGGCACATTGGCAGGTATGCCCCAAATAAACGCAACTATTAATAGAATCCCTTTGTGCATTCATGTACAACACTACAGTATTTTGTCACAGAAATATACTGAAAACTAAATACAGCTCAGACAACTAATGTCTGGCATTGGGGTTGCCATTTTGTTGGTGACTAATTACTATCTGTAAAGCATGATCTCACAAATCTGTTATCAAGTCCCACAGTGTTCACCACACCCTCATTATCAAAACtgaagatgatttaaatgtactCACAGTGAATTTGCTGTATAGCTCATATGTGAGCAGAGGATTAGGTAGCTCCCGGAAGTACAGCTTACATAAGGAACCCACACAGTGGATGTCCTGGAGGTACACTTCCTTTGTAAGGTCAGGGCACGCCTCAGAGCAGAATTCCtgcctacacacaaacacacacagttagcTGAATGCTTGGATTCAACAAGCTAACAGGCCTTGCAACATGTAGCTTGAAAGACTGAAATATAGTTTAATACTGTACACaatataaagttaataaaacaaTGCATATATGGGGCTAATTTTATGTGCACAATTTGATTTAAACAGGATCTCCAGACCAATAATTACAGAGGATATTCATACAGTCCACAACTTGTCCATTAttataaaacttttttatttaagattttattttatatttcatgaCAAATATGCACCATAAGTGGGAGATCCGTGTACTATTGCAATTTACATAACCCACAGCATTAGTACCTGAGACGCTGGATATTTGATGTGACCCCAGACAGTCTGTAGATCCCATCCACGATCCCATGCTTCTCAATGAACTCAGCACATTTCTTGAGAACCTGTGGAACTACAGTTAAGAAACTCTGTTAATCACGGTGTTAGAGAAATTTGAACACATtcatcacacataaaaatacatatcaaACTTGATGGTCATATTCaccttaaaaaaagaagctaacaACTGTAAATGTATCATTTCAGTGGTAACAATGTACATATGGTTGACTTCATGGTATGTGGTTTGTTCCACTACGTCTGTTTTCTGCTAAGGGCCAGTGATTGTAGGTGGACTTTGACAGGAAgttaaaaatggtttgtttgtttcagaggaAAGTTGACACACCCAGTCCTTGTAGCTGGTATTACTTACGACATTTCCTCTAATAGAAAACTGCTTTTGAAATGTTACCGCTGACCTACAGGGCTTTCTAAACTACACTCCATCATGTAGACAGGCTTCATTTCTAAAAATCTTTACAGATTTAGGAGATTTCCAGTGCCTGTCATTCTAAATCTCATGCTAATTCACTCTGACCACAGATTCCCTTTAACAGATACTGAAAATAACTGCTGACCACAGATCAATATACCTGGAAAAGATTATTCTTGCTTTGAAACATATTACGCAATTTCTGAAGGAtgtaaacagaaacacttccCTTAATAAAAATGTAGAGCTAATAAATCTGAGATGGTTGAGATTGTGACTGAAAGCAGGCTTTTCAGTATAGTTATCTGAGGGTGTGCATGAAGGAGGAGTCCCTCACCCCATAAAACAGAAAGTTGATTTATCATGTCTCGATATTAAGTGTGGCTTTTTCAGACATAAAAAGAGAGCAACATTAAATTAGATCTTACATCTTCAAAGTCTTGTCAGACCAACAAATTCAGTTTTAATCTCTCAGTAGTGTATGATACTAATGGGTAATTATTGTGTCTGTggaggtttaaataaaaagataactGCCATTCATTTGGAAATCAGTAGCTAAGGGCACCTTTCAAAGATCAGATTTTTCCAACTTAATGGTAAAAACTTAATCTTATTTcttaacatttactttgattttgtttctctCAGTATGAAACgtaaaacaaatcatttgtatttaaaatccatccatccacagaATGAACGTCTGGATACTTCTGACAACGGTTCCTTTCTCAGTCATTACCACAGACACCAACGATCTGCTATTTACATTCTCATCTTTTTGACTTAATTGGATTTTCAGCTGCATGCTTGTGGTCAAACTCTGGATGATGAACAACTCTGGAGTTGTCATTTAGTGCTTCTCCGTTTCTGCTCTGATGGAAcatttctactttttgaaacagacaacaaaatacagaataaatacaTGAGTTTGGGCTGATATTTAAAGGTGCAGTGAATCATGATGGATTGTgaagaacattttaaagttaaaatgtgaaCACTAGACACTAACTCACAGATGGGGGGCTGTACTAAACCTCAACCACCCTGCAGGGTCTCTCTTTGTGAGgttttgtgaacatattttgtATACATTGTCCTATGCTGATTTAAGGAGTCCAGATGTTTAAGTGCAGTCTTACGCTGGTAACACATCCTGATTACATATTATGTAAGACAGGAAGTGGTAGTTTCATAGCATGTCCAGTGCAGATTTTTCATTCTTaattttgtaaaagtgttttccCTCAAATATATATTGTGGCTGTATATGTTGTCATTCATGTAACAATGTAGCTAAAAAATGTATTGGGTTGATAGAAAgctaaaagagaaaatcaaaatgGGTTTATTCCTACAGTTTTCCTGTAACTTCCAGAGGTATCCACGTCCTTTCATTAAAAGACACCTACAGTCTCAAAGCACAATATGTCTGCTGCTTCCATGATAGCGGGGTACAAGCAGAA from Mugil cephalus isolate CIBA_MC_2020 chromosome 15, CIBA_Mcephalus_1.1, whole genome shotgun sequence encodes:
- the arhgap31 gene encoding rho GTPase-activating protein 31 — encoded protein: MKNKGTKQKSKKKGSENAFGCDLIEHLQNSGQDVPQVLKKCAEFIEKHGIVDGIYRLSGVTSNIQRLRQEFCSEACPDLTKEVYLQDIHCVGSLCKLYFRELPNPLLTYELYSKFTEAVSVHGDHERLLHLQRVIKELPSAHFRTLEYLTKHLAHLATLSNQTNMHTRNLALVWAPNLLRSKDIESPSGNGDMAFQEVRIQQSVVEFILNHTEQIFNCDFAQIKPKEGPSLMCAEKYATLPISGQCGPMKLMSLEEAQARSLSPNHPVHKERQRENSLPDTSTATLYHTVIDISDSKRKFSGKSKRWKSIFNLGRSVDSKGKLSRNGSVFIRGQGITEKAALRPSRSMESLCSLPTDDDRTGNDSSAGGLGSLFIPDVKSRTLGSDSLYDLSEHDQSWEFKGKKGDGATGGLSSGMNQKGSPGASLPPQKTLPEQLKVFKGDEVTGYKPTSPKNRRMLYSGSSHSSSSRPSFPGSFFPLESSPRHQRRAVNISEPFAVSVPLRVSAVISSNSTPCRSHAKDKAATLKPTRETTEQSSNIGKSNTFPLLEPKKQEGAERKNIEKLTSRVSAQDTSKEVTQGGRAGRNISELEQLPLEKARENKDSAPSSGKDQHNQPTDTQLDKGSSTGKELWSDLHQELKITEPEIDLLDETFRPVFSSMSSCENKLTMDVKSKRSRSSPSLSLLCREQSSNTSLSEHMLATGSDSAKKQPSEPDILFSIHKNVDVSVEKTADMADEKEKHQKVAPVSTDKCKPPLKETSLDQVGNPLTIEDVPVIASFPRAERKSQTHEIPQEDHIISTDVAKKLLIPQMELIQRLSVCMEERRNTLELPNLDDDEGCGGHTEELDLVEPWEELGSTKQWVTSPLHSPDVEELFNQLSPFSSHGEALGLEAGNVSSPSVDNKQSLIKSTEQFSGNVPQKTSSKPESKWTHLSSVPTRIGGNHATQPQAGKCSTTKQKNTVSSQKFNRQMSYEAAASDKREENCFSKHRPYSLNLDLGHRYIRDISNQQNRNSSEFSSCQRGLMASAGAVNNGLPTELELFLNDRQAPLRRNSAPVSVSSVRTAFMIKTCQAKAVPVIPPKVQYSQIPHSRHENEFDAAKEQEQEHPKMTAEKSNVASSLMMSDLKEELENKEPASKHQRHPNVEKPAESGKTTSTQELPVITRRHPPSLEVFVDCPRPNRGNLLQRPSFRNRQRPQSLILLSPPFPIMDYPPSGDDSRLLSSIKSLNNTSAGNVFSKDMSENFSTPEGVALQNKMTIPKSGQRLETSTSCFYQPQRRSMIFDSRSHRQIE